The Bos taurus isolate L1 Dominette 01449 registration number 42190680 breed Hereford chromosome 18, ARS-UCD2.0, whole genome shotgun sequence genome has a window encoding:
- the LOC101904550 gene encoding inactive serine/threonine-protein kinase TEX14-like isoform X7 — MPSLRSRFPVELGSVPDPESQVGRLHRLAVAGGPRWGLTRLLRRVVQVDGENSAGQTALYLSALLGHSSAVELLLASGANPNHRCLDGSTPVHAGAFSGRSLVLLHLLQAGGDLRLRDQQGHSPQDWAEQGGAKQSWEVSCGQGGLRASGPSPPPCLTPHAPRPVQTLELLQLCRAHMSALVHGSELAPAVSLGQWQASSGHSLCGGLRLVQANRAWRPEQTRRPPHVPALGFGQLSSLWPLGLVTGVPLADPKELLPAQGEPDRTYRSSSHTLMANLLWRGHPVTVRQLKVPGAQADVLLADLQHCSALHHPSLLLLMALSPSEDLSGLCLLFEPVWLGSLHVVLHPQGPREGGPPHLVPGLLPGHLLLQVLEALLFLQARWRAHGGLSSHAVQLVRPGLAKVGGLEHGRPLHQRWLQPRPRQGYPWGGPGLGLPPPPELYPWLPLELIRGDTPAATSDLYSFCILAQEVFTGHGPQQSPEGCHLGLGQQLDSRQQPESPPWPLPRAQPHSQGQPGPQPGAQINSTQP, encoded by the exons ATGCCCTCACTGCGTTCTCGATTCCCTGTGGAGCTGGGCTCTGTTCCGGATCCAGAAAGTCAGGTGGGCCGTCTGCATCGCCTGGCTGTGGCTGGGGGCCCAAGGTGGGGCCTCACCCGACTCCTGCGGAGAG TTGTCCAGGTAGACGGCGAGAACTCGGCTGGGCAGACGGCACTCTACCTCTCGGCGCTGCTGGGTCACAGCTCGGCCGTGGAGCTCCTGCTGGCCTCTGGTGCCAACCCCAACCA CCGCTGCCTGGATGGCAGCACGCCCGTGCACGCGGGCGCCTTCTCGGGCCGTAGCCTGGTGCTCCTACACCTGCTGCAGGCAGGCGGCGACCTGCGTCTGCGTGACCAGCAGGGGCACAGCCCTCAGGACTGGGCAGAACAAGGTGGTGCCAAACAGAGCTGGGAGGTGAGCTGTGGCCAGGGTGGGCTGAGGGCCTCAGGGCCAAGCCCCCCACCCTGCCTCACCCCACATGCTCCCCGCCCCGTCCAGACGCTGGAACTGTTACAGCTGTGCCGGGCCCACATGTCAGCCCTGGTGCATGGCAGTGAGTTGGCGCCCGCTGTCTCCCTGGGCCAGTGGCAGGCCAGCTCTGGACACAGCCTATGTGGTGGTCTGCGTCTGGTGCAGGCGAACAG GGCATGGAGGCCGGAGCAGACCAGGAGACCCCCCCATGTCCCTGCCTTAGGGTTTGGCCAG ctgagcAGCCTGTGGCCACTGGGCCTGGTAACAGGTGTACCCCTCGCGGACCCCAAGGAGCTGCTGCCAGCGCAGGGCGAGCCCGACCGCACCTACAGGAGCAGCTCCCACACCCTCATGGCCAA CCTTCTGTGGAGGGGCCACCCCGTGACCGTGCGGCAGCTGAAGGTGCCAGGAGCCCAGGCTGATGTGCTGTTGGCTGACCTTCAACACTGCAG CGCCCTGCACCAccccagcctgctgctgctgatggCACTGAGCCCCTCGGAGGACCTATCGGGGCTGTGTCTTCTCTTTGAACCCGTGTGGCTGGGCTCCCTGCATGTGGTGCTACACCCCCAGGGCCCGCGAGAAGGGGGACCCCCCCACCTCGTGCCAGGCCTGCTGCCGGGCCACCTGCTGCTGCAGGTGCTGGAGGCCCTGCTGTTCCTGCAGGCCCGCTGGCGTGCTCACGGCGGCCTCAGCTCCCATGCTGTGCAGCTGGTGCGGCCAGGCCTGGCCAAGGTGGGCGGCCTGGAGCATGGGCGCCCGCTGCACCAACGCTGGCTGCAGCCCAG GCCGCGGCAGGGTTACCCCTGGGGAGGCCCAGGCCTAGGGCTGCCCCCACCTCCCGAACTGTACCCATGGCTGCCGCTGGAGCTCATCCGCGGTGACACGCCTGCGGCCACCTCAGACCTCTACAGCTTCTGCATTTTGGCCCAGGAGGTCTTCACGG GTCATGGGCCACAGCAGAGTCCAGAGGGGTGCCACCTGGGACTCGGGCAGCAGCTTGACTCTAGGCAGCAGCCCGAGTCCCcgccctggcctctgcccagggCACAGCCCCACAGCCAGGGTCAGCCTGGACCACAGCCTGGAGCCCAGATCAACA GTACCCAGCCCTGA
- the LOC101904550 gene encoding inactive serine/threonine-protein kinase TEX14-like isoform X6, whose amino-acid sequence MPSLRSRFPVELGSVPDPESQVGRLHRLAVAGGPRWGLTRLLRRVVQVDGENSAGQTALYLSALLGHSSAVELLLASGANPNHRCLDGSTPVHAGAFSGRSLVLLHLLQAGGDLRLRDQQGHSPQDWAEQGGAKQSWEVSCGQGGLRASGPSPPPCLTPHAPRPVQTLELLQLCRAHMSALVHGSELAPAVSLGQWQASSGHSLCGGLRLVQANRAWRPEQTRRPPHVPALGFGQLSSLWPLGLVTGVPLADPKELLPAQGEPDRTYRSSSHTLMANLLWRGHPVTVRQLKVPGAQADVLLADLQHCSALHHPSLLLLMALSPSEDLSGLCLLFEPVWLGSLHVVLHPQGPREGGPPHLVPGLLPGHLLLQVLEALLFLQARWRAHGGLSSHAVQLVRPGLAKVGGLEHGRPLHQRWLQPRPRQGYPWGGPGLGLPPPPELYPWLPLELIRGDTPAATSDLYSFCILAQEVFTGHGPQQSPEGCHLGLGQQLDSRQQPESPPWPLPRAQPHSQGQPGPQPGAQINRPCPAHQPSGLSLPAGDSEL is encoded by the exons ATGCCCTCACTGCGTTCTCGATTCCCTGTGGAGCTGGGCTCTGTTCCGGATCCAGAAAGTCAGGTGGGCCGTCTGCATCGCCTGGCTGTGGCTGGGGGCCCAAGGTGGGGCCTCACCCGACTCCTGCGGAGAG TTGTCCAGGTAGACGGCGAGAACTCGGCTGGGCAGACGGCACTCTACCTCTCGGCGCTGCTGGGTCACAGCTCGGCCGTGGAGCTCCTGCTGGCCTCTGGTGCCAACCCCAACCA CCGCTGCCTGGATGGCAGCACGCCCGTGCACGCGGGCGCCTTCTCGGGCCGTAGCCTGGTGCTCCTACACCTGCTGCAGGCAGGCGGCGACCTGCGTCTGCGTGACCAGCAGGGGCACAGCCCTCAGGACTGGGCAGAACAAGGTGGTGCCAAACAGAGCTGGGAGGTGAGCTGTGGCCAGGGTGGGCTGAGGGCCTCAGGGCCAAGCCCCCCACCCTGCCTCACCCCACATGCTCCCCGCCCCGTCCAGACGCTGGAACTGTTACAGCTGTGCCGGGCCCACATGTCAGCCCTGGTGCATGGCAGTGAGTTGGCGCCCGCTGTCTCCCTGGGCCAGTGGCAGGCCAGCTCTGGACACAGCCTATGTGGTGGTCTGCGTCTGGTGCAGGCGAACAG GGCATGGAGGCCGGAGCAGACCAGGAGACCCCCCCATGTCCCTGCCTTAGGGTTTGGCCAG ctgagcAGCCTGTGGCCACTGGGCCTGGTAACAGGTGTACCCCTCGCGGACCCCAAGGAGCTGCTGCCAGCGCAGGGCGAGCCCGACCGCACCTACAGGAGCAGCTCCCACACCCTCATGGCCAA CCTTCTGTGGAGGGGCCACCCCGTGACCGTGCGGCAGCTGAAGGTGCCAGGAGCCCAGGCTGATGTGCTGTTGGCTGACCTTCAACACTGCAG CGCCCTGCACCAccccagcctgctgctgctgatggCACTGAGCCCCTCGGAGGACCTATCGGGGCTGTGTCTTCTCTTTGAACCCGTGTGGCTGGGCTCCCTGCATGTGGTGCTACACCCCCAGGGCCCGCGAGAAGGGGGACCCCCCCACCTCGTGCCAGGCCTGCTGCCGGGCCACCTGCTGCTGCAGGTGCTGGAGGCCCTGCTGTTCCTGCAGGCCCGCTGGCGTGCTCACGGCGGCCTCAGCTCCCATGCTGTGCAGCTGGTGCGGCCAGGCCTGGCCAAGGTGGGCGGCCTGGAGCATGGGCGCCCGCTGCACCAACGCTGGCTGCAGCCCAG GCCGCGGCAGGGTTACCCCTGGGGAGGCCCAGGCCTAGGGCTGCCCCCACCTCCCGAACTGTACCCATGGCTGCCGCTGGAGCTCATCCGCGGTGACACGCCTGCGGCCACCTCAGACCTCTACAGCTTCTGCATTTTGGCCCAGGAGGTCTTCACGG GTCATGGGCCACAGCAGAGTCCAGAGGGGTGCCACCTGGGACTCGGGCAGCAGCTTGACTCTAGGCAGCAGCCCGAGTCCCcgccctggcctctgcccagggCACAGCCCCACAGCCAGGGTCAGCCTGGACCACAGCCTGGAGCCCAGATCAACA GGCCCTGCCCTGCACACCAGCCTTCAGGACTCAGCCTCCCTGCTGGGGACTCAGAGCTCTGA